From Micromonospora sp. NBC_01699, a single genomic window includes:
- a CDS encoding extracellular catalytic domain type 1 short-chain-length polyhydroxyalkanoate depolymerase — MTEISRSWTGWVGRLDRCGRTPWQRPLAVLPLVAVLALTAGCGLFRDTPQRPEAGAVATAPAGTSTHTVVVDGQDRDFRLYQPANLARSTPVPLVVMLHGALGTGSQAETSYGWNAEADREGFVVAYPDGLSRTWAVAPDCCGPPARDGVDDVAFIRQLVDTVADRLPVDRDRVYATGISNGGMLAYRLACDTNLFAAIGPVAATQLGPCPSPAPTSVIHIHGTADRTVPYAGGPGRRDNGGTGRNPVRMDGPATPELLARWRTIGGCDAPVTTTSGPVTTSAAGCPDGRAVELITVADAGHQWPGAAGPAPEARRLLDLDPPATAPNATDTIWRFFEAHHRTGG; from the coding sequence ATGACTGAAATCAGTAGATCTTGGACAGGTTGGGTGGGCCGGCTCGACCGGTGCGGCCGTACCCCGTGGCAACGTCCGCTCGCGGTCCTGCCGCTCGTCGCGGTGCTCGCCCTGACGGCCGGTTGCGGACTGTTCCGGGACACCCCGCAGCGGCCCGAGGCCGGTGCGGTGGCGACCGCGCCGGCCGGCACGTCGACCCACACCGTCGTGGTCGACGGGCAGGACCGCGACTTCCGGCTCTACCAGCCGGCGAACCTCGCCCGGTCGACCCCGGTGCCGCTCGTGGTCATGCTGCACGGCGCGCTCGGTACGGGCAGCCAGGCCGAAACCTCGTACGGCTGGAACGCCGAGGCGGACCGGGAGGGCTTCGTCGTCGCCTACCCGGACGGGCTCAGCCGCACCTGGGCGGTGGCACCGGACTGCTGCGGTCCACCGGCCCGTGACGGGGTGGACGACGTCGCCTTCATCCGGCAACTGGTCGACACCGTGGCCGACCGGCTCCCGGTCGACCGCGACCGGGTCTACGCCACCGGGATCTCCAACGGCGGAATGCTCGCCTACCGCCTGGCCTGCGACACGAACCTGTTCGCCGCGATCGGGCCGGTGGCGGCGACCCAGCTCGGCCCGTGCCCGTCACCCGCACCGACCTCGGTGATCCACATCCACGGTACGGCGGACCGGACCGTGCCGTACGCCGGCGGACCGGGCCGACGGGACAACGGCGGAACCGGCCGCAACCCCGTCCGGATGGACGGTCCGGCAACACCCGAACTGCTCGCACGGTGGCGCACGATCGGCGGCTGCGACGCGCCGGTGACCACCACCTCGGGCCCGGTCACCACCTCGGCCGCCGGTTGCCCCGATGGGCGGGCGGTCGAGCTGATCACCGTCGCCGACGCCGGCCACCAGTGGCCCGGTGCCGCCGGCCCCGCGCCCGAGGCACGACGCCTGCTCGACCTGGATCCGCCCGCGACCGCGCCGAACGCCACCGACACCATCTGGCGCTTCTTCGAGGCACACCACCGCACCGGCGGCTGA
- a CDS encoding ABC transporter ATP-binding protein translates to MPSSGGTPAAVEVVDLVKRYPGSKTPAVDGLSFTVARGEIFGLLGPNGAGKSTTIGILTTRLRATAGRAVVGGVDVLGDPVAARAQLAVVPQHNNLDRALTPRQNLLFHAAYHGVGRAVRNTRADELLDRFGLADRADKRIEAYSGGMAQRLMIARALIHEPAVLFLDEPTNGLDPQSRRLIWGRIREMRGRGVTVVLTTHQMNGAAALVDRVGIVDHGRLLTLDTPGNLVRGLGGRSILDLTVTPAGPDDPDELLRTLSEVPGVRKGERLAPAAPPAAGPGAGRPGPDFGAGLGLGSGAPAAALAALARQRSVATLAPDPGGRQRVRIRLHLATDPAAVLGPALAVLTTRSAKLTDVHIAEPSLEDVFIGLTGRDPR, encoded by the coding sequence ATGCCGAGCAGTGGTGGCACCCCGGCCGCGGTCGAGGTCGTCGACCTCGTCAAACGCTATCCGGGAAGCAAGACCCCGGCGGTGGACGGGCTGTCGTTCACGGTGGCCCGTGGCGAGATCTTCGGGCTGCTCGGGCCGAACGGTGCCGGCAAGTCCACCACCATCGGCATCCTCACCACCCGGCTGCGGGCAACGGCGGGCCGGGCCGTGGTCGGCGGGGTCGACGTGCTCGGTGACCCGGTCGCGGCCCGCGCCCAGTTGGCCGTCGTCCCCCAGCACAACAACCTGGACCGGGCGCTGACCCCACGGCAGAACCTGCTGTTCCATGCGGCGTACCACGGCGTCGGCCGCGCCGTACGCAACACCCGCGCGGACGAGCTGCTGGACCGCTTCGGCCTCGCCGACCGGGCGGACAAGCGGATCGAGGCGTACTCGGGCGGCATGGCGCAGCGGCTGATGATCGCCCGCGCGCTGATCCACGAGCCGGCGGTGCTCTTCCTCGACGAACCCACCAACGGCCTGGACCCGCAGTCCCGGCGCCTCATCTGGGGCCGGATCCGGGAGATGCGCGGACGCGGCGTGACGGTGGTGCTGACCACCCACCAGATGAACGGGGCCGCCGCCCTGGTCGACCGGGTCGGCATCGTCGACCACGGCCGGCTGCTCACCCTGGACACACCGGGCAACCTGGTCCGGGGCCTCGGCGGACGCTCGATCCTCGACCTGACCGTCACGCCGGCCGGGCCCGACGATCCGGACGAGCTGTTGCGGACGCTGTCGGAGGTTCCCGGCGTACGCAAGGGTGAACGCCTCGCCCCGGCGGCGCCGCCGGCCGCCGGGCCGGGTGCCGGGCGACCGGGCCCGGATTTCGGCGCCGGGCTCGGTCTCGGCTCGGGCGCGCCGGCCGCCGCACTGGCCGCGCTGGCCCGACAGCGGTCGGTGGCCACGCTCGCCCCCGACCCCGGCGGGCGCCAACGGGTACGGATCCGGCTGCACCTCGCCACCGATCCGGCGGCCGTGCTCGGGCCGGCGCTCGCCGTGCTGACCACCCGGTCGGCGAAGCTCACCGACGTGCACATCGCCGAGCCGAGCCTCGAAGACGTCTTCATCGGACTGACCGGAAGGGACCCACGGTGA
- a CDS encoding ABC transporter permease, which produces MTDLEAPPVPAAISTPAPPRPRAHRAFLAILRRDLLVTGKELWVILVQVGLTPLFMLFVFVKVLGGQGIVTRDFADLFLPGIIALAALTTALQSVALPLVKEFGFTREIEDRLLAPLSTNLVAVGKLVVAMLRGLIAAALIYPLGALMVGSAPWQPERLPMVLLTVLLGGWIGGGIGMTLATILPIQRINVTFSLVITPIIWTGCIHYPWPRLSSMPWFQAVTAVNPMTYVSEGVRGAMLPEVAHIPAWICLLVLSAVAATVTATGVRSFSRRAVQ; this is translated from the coding sequence GTGACCGACCTCGAAGCCCCACCGGTGCCGGCGGCGATCTCCACGCCGGCACCCCCGCGACCCCGCGCCCACCGGGCGTTCCTGGCCATCCTGCGCCGGGACCTGCTGGTCACCGGCAAGGAACTCTGGGTCATCCTGGTCCAGGTCGGCCTCACCCCGCTGTTCATGCTCTTCGTCTTCGTCAAGGTGCTCGGCGGGCAGGGCATCGTCACCCGGGACTTCGCCGACCTGTTCCTGCCCGGCATCATCGCGCTGGCCGCGCTCACCACCGCGCTACAGAGCGTCGCGCTGCCGCTGGTCAAGGAGTTCGGTTTCACCCGCGAGATCGAGGACCGGCTGCTCGCCCCGCTGTCGACCAACCTGGTGGCGGTGGGGAAACTGGTGGTCGCGATGCTGCGCGGACTTATCGCCGCCGCCCTCATCTACCCGCTGGGCGCGCTGATGGTCGGCTCGGCCCCCTGGCAACCCGAACGGCTGCCGATGGTCCTGCTGACGGTCCTGCTCGGCGGTTGGATCGGCGGCGGGATCGGCATGACGCTGGCGACGATCCTGCCCATCCAACGGATCAACGTCACGTTCTCGCTGGTCATTACCCCGATCATCTGGACCGGTTGCATCCACTACCCGTGGCCGCGGCTCTCCTCGATGCCCTGGTTCCAGGCGGTCACCGCCGTGAACCCGATGACCTACGTCTCCGAAGGGGTACGCGGGGCGATGCTGCCCGAGGTCGCGCACATACCGGCCTGGATCTGTCTTCTGGTGCTGAGCGCGGTGGCCGCCACGGTCACCGCCACCGGCGTACGTAGTTTCAGTCGGCGTGCCGTTCAATGA